GATAAATAGAAAACATCATCTCTCATCCAGAAGCTGTCCTGCGTCCCATTCCCATGATGCAAATCCAGGTCGATTATTGCTAGCCGGTCAATCGAATAATTGCTTACCAGGTGCTCAGCTGCAATGGCGACATTGTTTAATAAACAAAAACCCATTCCCTGCCCATGCATGGCATGGTGACCTGGTGGTCGGGTCAACGCAAAGCCCCGCCTGGCTTTTCCTTCCCAGGTACTCACAGCCACAGCAGCTGCGCCACCAGCTGCCTGTCGAGCGAGCTTCCAGGAAGCCACAGTCGTGTAGGTGTCCATATCCAAATGACCCGCTCTCTTGCAGGTTAGCTGCAACAGGTTCAGATACGCCGGTGAATGAACAGATGTGAGGATCTCATCAGATAGTGCAAGCGGTTCAAGCTTCGGGTACCCTTCCCATATTCCCGCCTGGATAAAAGCCTCCCTGATGGACTCTACTCGTTCAGGGCGCTCAGGATGTCCTGCTTCATGGTGAGCTTCATGCCCTTCTGGATAGAAAAAGACGATGTCTTCCATTTTCCTTCCAGTTTCAACTACTATAACCTACCTGTGGCTTGATCGTATACTGCTAATCGGATCCATCTGGAATATACATAATTGTCTATGCGAAATCAATATAATCCGTGGAGTATTTCGAAAAATCTGCATAATGACCCCGATATTCCTCAGGCAGCAAGTCCGCCAGCTGATACATAATCTCATCGACCATTTTTTGGCGGAGCGTCTGGCTTAACCGTGTTTCAGGAAACCTCAGCCTGAACAGCTTACCCACCTTGATATTAAAATCAGTCCTTTTCAGCCTGTTGATATTTTCTCGAAATCTCTCACTTCCATAATAAACCATGGGTAGGATGGGAGTGTTGTTATGGTGCGCTAGCAAGGTGATTCCCGGCAACCCACGCCCCATCTTCCCCGTTCCGCTGCGCGTCCCCTCCGGGGTGATGGCCAGGATTTTCCCCTGGTCCAGAGCTTCTAAGGCCTTTCTAAACGCAGTCGTATCAGCTTCACCACGCTGAATTGGTATTGCTCCCCACAAATCGAATAGCAGTCCCATCAAAGGGTTATCCCAGGTTTCAGCCTTGGCGAAACCAGTCACCTGCCTGGGTTGCAGATGGGTGAATACCAGCGGTACTTCCATAAAATTGATGTGATTACAAGCAATAATAAGCGGTCCTTCCTGGGGTACCTTCACCAGCTGGCTATCATCTACATCGCAGAGAATGCGGGTGAATCCCTTAATGGACGTATTGACGATATTGTAAGCAATATTCATGGCTACATAGCTGGCGCAATGATTTCCAGAGGACAGTGGATGATTTTTATTTCCAGCTCACTGCCGGCTGTACAGATCGTCTCACCATCTGCATGGGTTGGCAGTGTCCCTTTTTCTGCCTTGACATGGATTTTGGCTGCCCGTCCCGTCTTGATCTGCGGCTGAGTTGCCTGCGTCCCTTTCATAAACCGCGGGATCATAGTTAGGATTCCAATCCTGCTTAATTGGCCGGCGATACACAAATCCAGCAAGCCATCGCTGGTGTTGGCTTGAGGTGCCATCATGAAACCTCCCCCCATCCGCCTCCCGTTCATAATTGAAATCATCAATGATGGTTGGGTTATGACCGCATCATCATATTCGATACGGACCAGTGGTGCATTGAAAAAGAGA
This genomic interval from Anaerolineales bacterium contains the following:
- a CDS encoding histone deacetylase, with protein sequence MEDIVFFYPEGHEAHHEAGHPERPERVESIREAFIQAGIWEGYPKLEPLALSDEILTSVHSPAYLNLLQLTCKRAGHLDMDTYTTVASWKLARQAAGGAAAVAVSTWEGKARRGFALTRPPGHHAMHGQGMGFCLLNNVAIAAEHLVSNYSIDRLAIIDLDLHHGNGTQDSFWMRDDVFYLSTHQSPFYPGTGQLEDIGEQDGEGWTANFPLPAGSGDEAFQAIMDQLILPLLERKQPQMLLVSYGFDPHWLDPLGQLLLTANGYAELIRKLCIWADLHCEGKVSLFLEGGYDLEAASACSLAVTNALLGKAWEDPYPCPYRENTAWKYVVERAKSIWEL
- a CDS encoding 1-acyl-sn-glycerol-3-phosphate acyltransferase; translated protein: MNIAYNIVNTSIKGFTRILCDVDDSQLVKVPQEGPLIIACNHINFMEVPLVFTHLQPRQVTGFAKAETWDNPLMGLLFDLWGAIPIQRGEADTTAFRKALEALDQGKILAITPEGTRSGTGKMGRGLPGITLLAHHNNTPILPMVYYGSERFRENINRLKRTDFNIKVGKLFRLRFPETRLSQTLRQKMVDEIMYQLADLLPEEYRGHYADFSKYSTDYIDFA